The Diceros bicornis minor isolate mBicDic1 chromosome 24, mDicBic1.mat.cur, whole genome shotgun sequence region gaaaggaaacAGGCAGACCAGAAAGGCAAGGCTTTTAAATGAAGGGAACTGATCCCAAGGGACAGCTTAGGTCCAGCAGTGTCTTGTCAAGGCACACTGAATCCTAAGGAAAGACACTCTGGGGCTGGATGGAGTAGATCTGTGTGCTGAGCAGCTCTTGTCTATATGGCAACTTTGAGGAGGCGCTTGATGTCAGGCTCAATGTTGATGGTGGGGAAGGTGCGGCTGTAGCGTCGGAAGGGCTCCCCCTCCGGCCCAATAAGGAACTTCTCAAAGTTCCAGGACACATCTGAGCGGCGCACCGGGCTCCAAATAATGAACTTGGGATCTGTCATGAGGGAAACTGGGTCATCGTAAGGGTAGGGGAGCTTGTCCTTCAGGTAGGCGAAGACAGGATGCTGGTTCTGACCATTCACCTCACACTTTTGGACAAGGGTAAAGGTGGGCTGGAATCCACCCCCAGGGCGGACGTACTTGAGACTGTTCAGGATCTCCTCATTCTGACAGTTCTcctgggggaggaaaaaaacaaagagcatgGAAAAGGGAAGGGGGAAATGAAGGGTCCACAACATGCAAATCTCTCCCCCTCCTATACTCCCTTCCCAGGATCATTCTTTTCtatgtatcctttttttttttccctctgttctttttctttcttcatttgcttTGTCTTACTCTTGCCTTGGAATTTTCCCTCTCACAGCTATTGTTTGATGGCTTGCTAGCCACTTCTGAAAGTTCTCGCAGTTCCTAGCTTGGCTGTTCTTATACTGAAAGATTTAGCACGTTTGGGTTGTTGCTTCTCTCTCCAATCCACTCTGAGCTGGTCTTAGGGCATCTGTCTGAAGCTTCAAGAACCTTGACTCAGGGCagtagaaagaaggagaaaggagactcAGGTCATACTGCCTAGAACCCTCCTTCTGCTTCCCTACCTGTATaaacctgcacacacacacacacgcacgcacgcacgcatgcacgcacacacatccTGCCACCaccttccctttccttctgccCCAGTTTTGCCTCTGTTGCTTCTAATTACATGTCAGTATTGAGTATAGCTTCGCCTCTGCCCTACTCAGTTCTTCAAACTAGGGttgaaactgaggcctagaggaaTGCGATTTATAGTTTCTTGCTTTCATCTTGCCTTGTCCTAGATCTGAAGCGCAGGTAGAAGGGAAGCTTTGATGAAGGAAGACCCCATCCATGGAAGTCTGGTTTCCAGGTGTCACAGAGGCAAAGTAAGTTAGAGACATCAATGAATGTACTCTAAATGGAATTCCTAAGTGACCAACAGAGATGAATTAAATAGGGTAGAGGGGTTAGAGTTCTGGAATAGGCCAGGGGAAGGAGAAGTTAAGGAAATAAGTGCTTGAAGGCTGAAGGTTGTGAATGTGTAATTGTCATTCCTTTCACTTCTAGGCTTCTATCCCAAGACGGACACCTACACTCACTCACTCTACTCAGCTATGAATGCTTTAGTTTTGAACCTGTTacctttctttccctccccactGCCGTTCTTGTCCTATCCCCACTCAGCATTCCCCACCCCTGATAACCCTAAAAGACCTGTGGAAACCCTTATTTTCCATCTCTCCCCCCTAGTCTAAGAGTCAGATATCTCCCTCTGGGAGAAAGTTCCTGCCTCTGACCTACTAGAACCAATTAGTACAGTCAATTCCTatatcagcttctgtatagactgcatcgtgctcaccacaaatagtctagtttttatccatcactagACATATGTGCCCTTTAGACTTCTTATCTCTTAATGCAAATGGCTGGCTGGCTACTGGTAGGTTACGGATTCCCTCCAGCAACTAGCTAACCTGAAATGATGGCGTAAGGCTGGCTAGGGCCAGAGAGATACCTCTAAAGAGGTcttgccctttctctctctcctgccctggCCAAGCCTAGAAACAGACTGAGACAGGGAGGGAACAGTGAGAGCAGTAAGGTTTGGGCTCAGATTTGTCACAGCCAATGACACTTCAGCCTTCCTGCTTATATCTCTGCTAATCTTTTCCTTGCCTTCATGCCACTTGAATTGAACTAAGGGGATTATAATTAGAGGGTTCACTTGAGGACATTCTGCCTGGTTGTGCTATTAAAATAATAAGTGAAAACAGAAGAATCCCTAAAAGACAACTCGAGGTGTGTGGGCTGAAGACCCAATAACAACCTAACCCATCAATCAGAGACAAAAGTCCATGTGATGCCCAGCAGAAACACATGCACATTGTTAACCCTTAGCTTTCTCCCAAATTCACTCTCCACTTGGctgatttaaaacaaataaaatccttCAATCCAAATAGTAAAAGTTGCTTGTATTTGcatattactttatatttttcaagtTACTTTTGTAGATTTTATTCTCtgaacctcacaataaccctatgagataagtggtattatccccaatttacagatgaggaaactaaaacagaaaaattgagtgACTCTTCCTAGGGCACAGAGCCATTAAATAGCAGAAGCAAGTCTAGCTAGAGCTAAGGTCTCCTGAGTCAGTTCAATCCTAGTTTGATTCTTGATCTTCTAATTCCTCCActtattgattcaacaaatatttaatgagtaccTTCTATACCCTAGGCACTGTGGACACAGTGGAGAGAAAAACAGACCTGGTACCAGCCCTCATGGAATACAGTGgaaagacaataaacaataaaaatccaCACCCTCGGTGTTTAATCACAGACAGTTAGAGAATCATATATACTTCCCCTTGGTATTCACATGTACCTAAAGACCTAGAGTAACAAAACATACCCCACAATTCCAGACACTCCAACACACATCGTTATTCTCCCCCTCCCCTTAGCCTACTAGAGCTACAGTGACCCAACTCCTTGGGTACAATACAAGGGACCCCTCACCTGATGTCCAAATTGGTTGCACGGGAAGCCGAGAACCACCAAGCGCCTGGGAAAGCGGCATTGCAGCTCGTTGAGCTGGGTGAAGTCCCGGGTGGTTGTGCCTCAGAGGGAGGCCACATTCTCAATCAGCACCGCCCTGCCTCGGAATGTATTGAAATCTACCTTCTCCCCATCCAGGCTGATAGCACTAAGGTCGTAGAAGGACTTAGCAATGTAAGCCATGGTGCAAGTGCAGAGTGAGCCCCAGAGTAGGGTGAGCCCACTGAAGGGTCTATtaaaggagtgggaaggaaggaggagcaggaAGGGTCTCCCAGTGGGGCTTTGAGCATCCCCAGGATGACTTAGCAAAAACAGTCAGCCACCTGTAAGCTGTTGGAACAAGGAAGTTGCTCCTCCTATTTACAGACTCTGAATAAAGCCACCTCCTGCCCCACCCTGCTGGCACCCTGGGAAGGGCCAATTTGATATCTATGAGCAGACATGAATTATTCACTACTTGCAGGAAACCAGAGCCCCAAAGGtcaaatgaggaggaaaaaagggagggagggatgcagGATTGACTCCTACTTGCCCCAGCAAGTTGTTTTCACCTggcacagacatttattgagtgcctgctgagTGCCAAGCTCTGCGCTGTGCAATTGAGAGGTCACGGTCCGCCGAGATCTGAAAGCTGAGGAAGAGAATTGGGGCGCATGTCCCTTGACTCAGACTATAACTGAAATGTACATATTACTGttcacatttttctgtttgttgcttTCCACAGGCACAAAATCAAAGGGACCCTTAGGAGAGCAGTGTGCGATTTTCTAGCAATAATGACTTTCAGTGCCTCAGCTTGCACCACGCTGAAGGGATGAAGTTTGTCTTGAAAAGTCTTTCAGTGAGTGATGTTACTTGTCCTGGAGAGCACATCTGCCCTCGCCCCTGCACTGTCCCATCTCCTCTACTACACCCCACACCTGCCCCCACAGGGTCATGAGGATGCAGTCAGGAGTCACAGAGCAGTGGGTAAACTCAGAGGGGAAAGCCCGCACCTACTTCCTCTTAGACAAAGGCTCAGTCCGGGAGACTTTCCAGAGGGGGTTGTGCTGGTCATTCCCACAGAAGGACGTGTGCAGGGAGTTGAAGCTGCTGCTGTTCTAGACCCAGCGAGGCCACCCAGGATGTTTTCAACACCAGCCATGCAATGAATTGCAGGCCGTCTGGGGACCTGCTAAGGGCTATCATGGGAGCACACCCCTGGAAGCCCACAGAAGCTAAAAACACCTCATGCTTTACTTCATTCTTCCAAGCACCCACCAACTCAAcaaatccctttttttttctaatgcctGGATTTCTCCATGCCAGTAAAAGTGGCAACTACGCTTTACCCGGCTTTGGAGTTTTAGAGTGAAAACTCAATAGCAATGCAAATGTTGACTAGAGAGTGTTTTCACAGGTACTCTCCTTTGGGAACTGTCTCCTAGAACAAAGAATAAGCAAGGCTGGGGAGCAGCTGGTCTTGAGAATCTGATCTGTTGAGAAGATGGAGGAACTACTTGCCAGGGAGTGCCCAGCTTTTGTCTTTTGTAGCCTGTTCCATGGCTGTTTATAGCACGTGGGCTCGCATGTCTCACCTGGCTGCTCTCTAAAAACAAGCCTCCATTACCTAAGTGGGAATTGACTCTTTTGCCACTAGAAGAGGTGAGGTGGCAGGAAATGCAGCGTGAAGTGTGTACCCTGCTGAGGCTGGATGGAGTTCCTAGAAGCAGCCAATAAATGTCCCTACCAAGCCACTGAGTCAGAACTTGGCCCTGACAGCGAGATAAGCTTTACCATGCATTTGCCCGATTTACCTGCAAGCCTAGAGCTTCCCCAGTACTCTCTGGGCTTCCAGACACCTCTCATTGGCTGCCTTCTGTGGGCAGAGAGGCTGTGTGGAGAGGCTACCCCTCTCCGGGAAGACCACGGAAGTTTCTGAGCTGAGGAGTGGGGTTCCCTCTTTCTTAGGCACACGCCATCCCTTCTCTCCAGGTGCAACCTAGGACCCTTTGAGTCACCCAGGTTCTCACCTTTCACGATTGAATAAAATTGATGAGGCTCTCCTAAAATACCTTTGTCTCCAACTTTACCTCAAACTTGCCCACGTTCCAGAAGCTATAACCTTGGACATGCACTAACAAGTGTGTGATTCCCACAGCTTTTCACAGGGACGGTAGTCGTTCTGGAAACTGCACTGGCTTAGTAGGCAGAAAgcctaggtcagtggttctcaactctggctgcaaAAGAAAATTGCTTATAGAGATTTTTATAAATAGAGATGGTCAAGCTTTACCCATCAGAGATTCCAATTCGCTGCTTTCTGTCACTCTACCACTGTTACTTGGGGCCGTTAGGCACCTATTTCCTTATCTGTTGAACCTGGATAATCACCCTCCTTATCGCACACAGATATGGTTAGGATGGAGGAAAGTACTACAAGTGCTCTGTAAACTGGAAAGTGCAGGTTAAGATCTTAGGCTACTGTCCTGCCATGTTTTACTCCTCCCTTCTTCATTCTATCCTTACCCCCAAACATGCTCTGCCTCTTCTATCAACTCCATACCCCAAAGTATAGTATTCAATACCCCAGGCCCTGGGATTCCAGTCTACCTTTCTCCCGCAGGGTATGCAATCACAGGGCTAGGATGAACTTCAGAAAGGTTACCTGAACC contains the following coding sequences:
- the GPX2 gene encoding glutathione peroxidase 2, encoding MAYIAKSFYDLSAISLDGEKVDFNTFRGRAVLIENVASLUGTTTRDFTQLNELQCRFPRRLVVLGFPCNQFGHQENCQNEEILNSLKYVRPGGGFQPTFTLVQKCEVNGQNQHPVFAYLKDKLPYPYDDPVSLMTDPKFIIWSPVRRSDVSWNFEKFLIGPEGEPFRRYSRTFPTINIEPDIKRLLKVAI